ACCGACCATGGCGCGCACGAGCATTTCCTGCGGGTCGAGAGCGCCCGGCAGCCGGAGCCCGGGGACCTCCGCCACGGACGCCGCCAGGCGAGGGTCCTCCGCAAGAGCCGCGTCGATGGCCAGGGGGTCCGCGTCGAGGTCGAAGAGCCTGCGGACCCGGGCGATGAGCCGGTGGAGGTCCTTCAGGTTCACGGAGTGGATCTGCAGTTCCAGATACCCCCGGCCGGTGGCCGACACCCGGAAATGCGCCACACCGTGCGGCAGGGCGAGGGCCCGCTCATACGACGTCTCATCCGCGATCTCCACCCCGGGGATCGCACGGATCGCCAGGAAACGGAACACCCCGGGATCGAACGGTTCCCGGTACGGCAGGCGCAGCGTCAGTGTGCCCGCCGGTGCGCCGACCGCGTCGCGTCGACCGTTCGCGGTGGCCCGGAGCTGACCCGGCGTCTTGTCGAACACGGCGGAGATCGTCTCGTTGAACTGCCGGACGCTGTTGAAGCCGGCGGCGAAGGCGACATCAGCCAGGCTCATCCCCGTGGACACGAGCAGCTGCCGGGCCGTCTGCGCACGGGCCGCGCGGGCCAGGGCCAGCGGGCCGGCGCCGAGTTCCTGGCTCAGGATGCGGCCGAGCTGCCGCGTCGAATAGCCGAGCCGGCCCGCCAGGGCGGGGACGCCGCCGTCGTCCACCAGCCCGTCGTTGATGAGGCGCATGGCCCGCGCGGCGATATCGGAGCGGACGTTCCACGCCGGGGTGCCCGGCACGGCCTCGGGAAGGCAGCGCTTGCAGGCGCGGTAGCCGGATTCGTGCGCGGCGGCGGACGTCTCGAAGAACTCGACGTTCTCCGGTTTGGGAGTGCGGGCCGGGCAGGAGGGACGGCAGTAGATGCCCGTGCTCTTGACGGCCGTGTAGAACTGCCCGTCGAAGCGGGCGTCCCTCGTGTCGATCGCCCGATAGCGCTGCCAGAAGTCCATGGCTTCAATTCTGGCAGTTTCCGGACACGTTCACTGGCGGTTTTCGGACACGGCAGTGCAGGGACGGGGCACGGCCCGTGTCAGGGGCGGATGCTAGCGTCGGGGCCATGACGGAGACGGCTGCCGAGGAACGCGACCAGGACCTCCTGACCCCCGACGAGGTCCGCGATCTGCTGAGCGGGGATCCCGTGGAGCTGGCGCCCCGGCTGCTCGGCTCGGTGATCAGCCACACCACATCGGACGGCACAGTCGCGATCCGGCTGACCGAGCTGGAGGCGTACCGCGGTGAGCGGGACTCCGAGTTCCCTGATCCGGGGGCGCACAGCTTCCGCGGCAAGACGGCGCGGAACGCCGCCATGTTCGGCCCGCCCGCGCATCTCTACTGCTACTTCACCTACGGGATGCACTACTGCGCCAACCTGGTGTGCGGCCCGGAAGGCCGGGCCTCGGGGATCCTCCTGCGCGCCGGCGTCGTGGTCGAGGGCACGGCTCTCGCGTGGAGCCGCAGGCCGGCCGCCCGCAAGGAGAGCGAACTCGCCCGCGGCCCGGCCCGGCTGGCGACCTGTCTGGCCCTCACGACGGCGGACACGGGCGCGGACCTGCTCGCGCCGCCGCTGGACCTCCGGGTGCCCCGCAGCGCGCTCGCGGCTGAGGGCCCGGACCAGCGCACGGTGCTCTCGGGGCCGCGGGTAGGGGTCTCCGGGGCGGGCGGCAGCCTGGAGTATCCGTGGCGGTTCTGGCTCGACGGCGAGCCGAGCGTCTCCGTGTACCGCCCGGCGAAGCCGCGCTGAGCGTGGCGCGGAACACCCGCTCCGCGTCCGGCTCCGGTCCGCACGGCCGGGCGCCGGGGCCTAAAATGGAGGGCGTGCCTGAAACAGCCCATGAATCCGCCATCGCCCTTCTCGACCGGCTCTGCGCCGTCATCCCGGATTACCCGGAGCCCGGGATCGTCTTCCGGGACCTGACGCCGGTCTTCGCCGATGGTGAGGGCTTCCGCACCGTGGTGGACGCACTGGTCGAACCGTACGCGGGCCGTTTCGACGTGGTGGCAGGCGTGGAGGCCCGTGGCTTCCTGCTCGCCGCGGCCGCCGCGTACGCCTCCGGCAAGGGTGTCGTCGCCGTGCGCAAGGCCGGCAAGCTCCCGCGCGAGACCTACGCGCAGGAGTACGCCCTCGAATACGGCACGGCCACGCTGGAGATCCACCGGGACGACCTCGCGCCCGGCACCCGCGTCCTCCTGCTCGACGACGTCCTCGCCACCGGCGGCACGCTCGCCGCTGCGCATGAACTCTTCTCCCGCGCCGGCGCGGAGGTCACGGGGATCGGCGTCGTCATGGAGCTCGACGGCCTCCCGGGCCGGGAACGACTGGCCGCGGCCGGCATCGATCTGGACCTCGTGCACGCGCTCCAGAAGGTCTGACCCGGGTGCTCTGACCGGGCACCTCAGAGGGCTGCCCGCGGCACGCTCCGACGGGCGCGCCGGGTCCCATCCGGTGCCCTCGGCCAGCCGCCTCCGCCGGTCCGCCGGGACGTTCCCTTCCGTTCACCCGAATGGCTGTAGAATGGACGGTCCGTTATCGACAATGGCGGGGAACCTTGGCGAAGAGGAGTTGCTTGATGCTCGAGGCTGAGCTGGCGCGTGAACGGGACTATGTCCACGGCCTGTACCACCGGCTGGATGAACTCCGCGAAGAGAAGCGCGGGCAGCTCGCCCGCGTGCGCCGGGGCGGACCCGTGGGGAGCATGCAGAACGTGTCCGAGCGGGACGCGTTCGCAGCGCTGTATGAGGACCGGCTGGCCCAGTTGGACGCGGTCGAGGACCGGCTCGTGTTCGGGCGTCTGGACCTGGATGGCGGGGAGGCCCAGTACATCGGGCGCATCGGCCTGTCCACGGAGGACCTGCAGCGGCTCATGGTCGACTGGCGAGCCCCCGAGGCCGGCCATTTCTACCAGGCCACGGCCTTCGACCGGCAGGGTGTGCGCCGCCGTCGTCATCTGATCCTGTCCGGCCGCGAGCTCAAGGCCATGGAGGACGACGTCCTGGACCCCGGCATGCTGGGGGAGCAGACCGGCCATCAGGGTGAGGGCGCCCTGCTCGCCGCACTGAACTCGAAGCGCACCGGACAGATGTCCGACATCGTCAGCACCATCCAGGCCGAGCAGGACCGCATCATCCGCAGCTCGATGTCCGGGGCCCTCGTGGTCCAGGGCGGTCCCGGCACCGGAAAGACGGCCGTGGCCCTGCACCGCGCCGCCTACCTGCTGTACACGCACCGCGAGCGGCTGAAGTCCGCGGGCGTGCTGCTGGTCGGCCCCAGCACGTCCTTCATGAAGTACATCGAGAGGGTGCTGCCCTCCCTGGGTGAGACCGGCGTGGTCATGGCCAGCCTCGGCAAGCTCATGCCGGGCATCGACGCCGTCCCGGAAGCCGATCCGCAGGTGGCGGCCCTCAAGGGGCGTCTGGCCATGGCGATCGTCGTGGCCAACGCGGTGGCGCAGCGTCAGCGCACCTTCCGTTCGCCGCGGACGCTCGAGGTGGAAGGCTACCGCCTGACCCTGAGCCCCAAGCAGGTCTCCCGCGCCCGGGAGAAGGCCCGCCAGACCGGCAAGCCGCACAACGAGGCGCGCGGGACGTTCGTCAAGATCCTGCTGCGCGAGCTCACGGAGCAGCTCACCGAGAAGGTCCTGGCCGCCAACCCGGGCAACAGCGCGGACCGTTCGTACCTGGCGGAGGACGTCCGGTCGTCCCACGACGTCCGGGTGGCGCTCAACCTCGCCTGGATGCCGATGACGCCGGAGAAGCTCCTGTCCGAGCTCTTCTCCCGTCCGGACATCCTGAAGGCCTGCACTCCGGGGTTCACCGAGGCGGAGCGCAAGCTCCTGCTCCGCCCGGCCGACGCCCCCTGGACGGAGGCGGACGTGCCGCTCCTGGACGAGGCCGCCGAACTCCTGGGCGACTACGATGTCCACGCCGGCCGCAACGCCGCCCTCGCGGAGCAGGAACGTCAGCGCGACGTGGAGAACGCCAAGGCGACCCTGCGGAACATGGAGCACATGGGCATCGACCCGCTGTTCACCGCCGAGGAACTCGCCGAGCGGAACGCCGAGCAGCACCACCGGCTGAGCGCCGCGGACCGTGCGCGCGGGGACCGCAACTGGGCCTACGGCCACGTGGTGGTGGACGAGGCGCAGGAGCTTTCGCACATGCAGTGGCGCCTGCTGGCCCGTCGCTGCCCGCTCAAGTCGTTCACGATCGTGGGTGACATCGCCCAGACCAGCTCCGCCGCGGGCGCGCTGTCCTGGGCCTCGGCGCTGACCCCCGAGTTCGGTGATCACTGGCGTCTCGAGGAACTTACGGTCAACTACCGCACCCCGTCGCAGATCGCCGAGGCCGCGG
Above is a window of Arthrobacter sp. Y-9 DNA encoding:
- a CDS encoding AlkA N-terminal domain-containing protein, whose translation is MDFWQRYRAIDTRDARFDGQFYTAVKSTGIYCRPSCPARTPKPENVEFFETSAAAHESGYRACKRCLPEAVPGTPAWNVRSDIAARAMRLINDGLVDDGGVPALAGRLGYSTRQLGRILSQELGAGPLALARAARAQTARQLLVSTGMSLADVAFAAGFNSVRQFNETISAVFDKTPGQLRATANGRRDAVGAPAGTLTLRLPYREPFDPGVFRFLAIRAIPGVEIADETSYERALALPHGVAHFRVSATGRGYLELQIHSVNLKDLHRLIARVRRLFDLDADPLAIDAALAEDPRLAASVAEVPGLRLPGALDPQEMLVRAMVGQQITVSAARTALAGLSVCGERFETPAPAPAATEASPHPEGRITRLFPAPSSLAEHVPDLLRGPARRTASLQAAAAAMASGDLEFGFGDTPETLAASLLPQAGIGPWTVGYLSMRILGAPDIFLTGDAAVRNGIRALGGDAGDPTFTAVSPWRSYATLHLWRLAALPRATTTSKPANPERKAPHHG
- a CDS encoding DNA-3-methyladenine glycosylase, which encodes MTETAAEERDQDLLTPDEVRDLLSGDPVELAPRLLGSVISHTTSDGTVAIRLTELEAYRGERDSEFPDPGAHSFRGKTARNAAMFGPPAHLYCYFTYGMHYCANLVCGPEGRASGILLRAGVVVEGTALAWSRRPAARKESELARGPARLATCLALTTADTGADLLAPPLDLRVPRSALAAEGPDQRTVLSGPRVGVSGAGGSLEYPWRFWLDGEPSVSVYRPAKPR
- a CDS encoding adenine phosphoribosyltransferase — translated: MPETAHESAIALLDRLCAVIPDYPEPGIVFRDLTPVFADGEGFRTVVDALVEPYAGRFDVVAGVEARGFLLAAAAAYASGKGVVAVRKAGKLPRETYAQEYALEYGTATLEIHRDDLAPGTRVLLLDDVLATGGTLAAAHELFSRAGAEVTGIGVVMELDGLPGRERLAAAGIDLDLVHALQKV
- a CDS encoding AAA family ATPase codes for the protein MLEAELARERDYVHGLYHRLDELREEKRGQLARVRRGGPVGSMQNVSERDAFAALYEDRLAQLDAVEDRLVFGRLDLDGGEAQYIGRIGLSTEDLQRLMVDWRAPEAGHFYQATAFDRQGVRRRRHLILSGRELKAMEDDVLDPGMLGEQTGHQGEGALLAALNSKRTGQMSDIVSTIQAEQDRIIRSSMSGALVVQGGPGTGKTAVALHRAAYLLYTHRERLKSAGVLLVGPSTSFMKYIERVLPSLGETGVVMASLGKLMPGIDAVPEADPQVAALKGRLAMAIVVANAVAQRQRTFRSPRTLEVEGYRLTLSPKQVSRAREKARQTGKPHNEARGTFVKILLRELTEQLTEKVLAANPGNSADRSYLAEDVRSSHDVRVALNLAWMPMTPEKLLSELFSRPDILKACTPGFTEAERKLLLRPADAPWTEADVPLLDEAAELLGDYDVHAGRNAALAEQERQRDVENAKATLRNMEHMGIDPLFTAEELAERNAEQHHRLSAADRARGDRNWAYGHVVVDEAQELSHMQWRLLARRCPLKSFTIVGDIAQTSSAAGALSWASALTPEFGDHWRLEELTVNYRTPSQIAEAAVRMANAAGQIVSAPKAVREGRWAPQIDRVSASDVVPHLVRAVPEELEMLDGGLLAVISGPRHRAAAEAALRAEYGGRVGTGSGSYDQDIVVISPQEAKGLEFDGVVILEPEELLDEADGRVGDLYVAMTRPTQRLRLIASGRIPEGIEKV